In Magnetospirillum sp. XM-1, a single window of DNA contains:
- a CDS encoding lipoprotein translates to MTMRSILVVTLVVALAACGRKSMPERPDEAVYPRDYPYTPMPAESKKKTPDPTTNSAY, encoded by the coding sequence ATGACGATGCGCTCCATCCTGGTCGTCACCCTGGTCGTCGCCCTGGCCGCCTGCGGCCGCAAGAGCATGCCCGAGCGGCCCGACGAGGCGGTCTATCCCCGCGACTACCCCTATACGCCCATGCCGGCGGAGTCGAAGAAGAAGACCCCCGATCCGACCACCAACTCCGCCTACTGA